The following are encoded together in the Erwinia sp. E602 genome:
- the asnC gene encoding transcriptional regulator AsnC — MADTLQPDNLDRGILNALLDNARIAYAELAKQFNVSPGTIHVRVEKMKQAGIIKGTRVDIDPKQLGYDVCCFIGIILKSAKDYPSALARLEALDEVVEAYYTTGHYSIFIKVMCRSIDHLQQVLINKVQTIDEIQSTETLISLQNPIMRPIKP; from the coding sequence ATGGCCGACACCCTGCAACCCGATAACCTCGATCGCGGCATCCTCAACGCGCTGCTGGACAATGCCCGCATCGCCTACGCCGAACTGGCCAAACAGTTCAACGTCAGCCCGGGCACCATCCACGTGCGGGTAGAGAAGATGAAGCAGGCTGGCATCATCAAAGGCACCCGGGTAGACATTGATCCCAAACAGCTGGGCTACGACGTCTGCTGCTTTATCGGCATCATCTTAAAGAGCGCCAAAGACTACCCGTCCGCGCTGGCGCGGCTGGAAGCGCTGGATGAAGTGGTCGAGGCCTACTACACCACCGGCCACTACAGCATCTTCATCAAGGTAATGTGCCGCTCCATCGACCACCTGCAGCAGGTACTGATCAACAAGGTGCAGACCATTGATGAAATCCAGTCCACCGAAACCCTGATCTCCCTGCAAAACCCGATCATGCGCCCGATCAAACCCTGA
- the mioC gene encoding FMN-binding protein MioC: protein MADITLISGSTLGSAEYVADHLAEKLEEAGFSTETLHGPELEELKMEGIWLLVASTHGAGELPDNILPLFDAIKEQQPDLSQLRYGAVGIGNREYDLFCGAIDLFDDLLISLGASRIGDVFKIDVLQHEIPEDPAGEWVESWKALI, encoded by the coding sequence ATGGCCGACATTACCTTAATCAGTGGCAGCACCTTAGGCAGCGCAGAATATGTTGCCGATCATCTGGCAGAGAAACTGGAAGAAGCCGGTTTTTCTACCGAGACGCTGCACGGCCCGGAGCTGGAAGAGCTAAAGATGGAGGGGATCTGGCTGCTGGTGGCTTCTACCCACGGCGCAGGAGAACTGCCGGATAACATCCTGCCGCTGTTTGACGCTATAAAAGAACAGCAGCCGGACCTCAGCCAGCTGCGCTACGGTGCGGTGGGTATTGGCAACCGCGAATATGACCTGTTCTGCGGTGCGATCGATCTGTTTGACGATCTGCTGATCTCACTGGGCGCATCACGTATTGGTGACGTCTTTAAGATCGACGTGCTGCAGCATGAGATTCCGGAAGATCCGGCCGGTGAATGGGTTGAAAGCTGGAAAGCGCTGATCTGA